The nucleotide window TCGCTTAGAGACGAATAGCTGCATCCAACCTTTGGAGGTGAGGGGGCCTCACGCCCCCTTCCGCTTCACGCACACGTAGGTATCTTTGGATTCGGTCTTGTCCAGCGTCTCCAGCACTTCCCATTTATCCTTGTCGGCGGATTGTTCGTATTCCTTCCGGCTCAGGACGAGCAGGTCCACTTTGCCCTGGGCGAGGTCGCGTGTGGCTTTGGGGAACTGAGTGAACTCAGGGATGCGGAGGTAGAGCAGGACGGCTTCGTGCCCATCTGGCGTGGCGGCGATGCGTAGATTTCCCGGTGCTGCATGGGCACGCACACGCTCGCCGAAGCGTGCCGTGGCATCCGTGGGCAGGCGGAATTGATTGTACATGTTTGCCGCGGTGTACCCGAGCGATGCCACCGCCGCCAGCCAGATGGTGGCCGTGAACCACTTCGCAGCGCTCCACTTTCCCCAATGGGCGCCACGCTCGATCCACATCGCGCAGATGGAACCCATGGCCAGTGACAGGGGAGGGATGATGGGGAAGATGCGGTCCGTGCGCTTGGAGGGAATCACGGACATGAAGAGCAGCGCAGCCAGAGCCCAGCACAGGAGCCACAGCGTACCGGCATTCGCTCGCAGCCAGATGCGGGTTTGTTTCTTCGCCAGCAGCACGAGCAGGAGCAGGCTCCATGGCGCAAGGCGCACCGTGAGGTGGAGGATGTAATAATACACCGGCTGGGAGCGGTGCACCGCCTTCTCACCGGAGGTGAAGCGGCCCATGAATTCCTTTGTCACCACCTGCTCGTAGAAGTCCTTGTTGTGGATGTTTGCCCACACCCAGGCAAGGAAGATGACGAGCGGAATGACCCAGGGCCACCAGCCACACCACACATACTTGCGGCTTTCCTTGTTGAGGAAGAGAAAGGCAACGATACCCGGCAACAGGAAGGCGTACAGCACAGGACCCTTCGTAAGCACGCCGGCCAGCACGGAGGCAAAGATGGCCCAGCGCTCCCCGGTGGTCCACTCGGTGCGGGCGAGTATCTTTCTCCAGATGATCCAGCCGGGGATGAAAATGGCCAGCGTGAGCATCATGTCCGTGCGCACCAGGGTGGCCACGCGGGGCGTGAGAAGATTCAACGCAAACACGGCCGCCACCAGGATGCCCACGGGCACGGCGAAGCGTTTGTCACCCTCGCGCTTCAGGAGGAACAGCAGGACCAGC belongs to Roseimicrobium gellanilyticum and includes:
- a CDS encoding ArnT family glycosyltransferase, with translation MDTSVSSEDNKPSLNTQATSDAGHTRLLSTGLSILILALAILNMGVRNLPWHLDDYDQSKQAYVSFEMVERGNWFLQHTPRQFIATKPPLMGWISAGLYYLTHWWEISWRIPSLVSALVLLFLLKREGDKRFAVPVGILVAAVFALNLLTPRVATLVRTDMMLTLAIFIPGWIIWRKILARTEWTTGERWAIFASVLAGVLTKGPVLYAFLLPGIVAFLFLNKESRKYVWCGWWPWVIPLVIFLAWVWANIHNKDFYEQVVTKEFMGRFTSGEKAVHRSQPVYYYILHLTVRLAPWSLLLLVLLAKKQTRIWLRANAGTLWLLCWALAALLFMSVIPSKRTDRIFPIIPPLSLAMGSICAMWIERGAHWGKWSAAKWFTATIWLAAVASLGYTAANMYNQFRLPTDATARFGERVRAHAAPGNLRIAATPDGHEAVLLYLRIPEFTQFPKATRDLAQGKVDLLVLSRKEYEQSADKDKWEVLETLDKTESKDTYVCVKRKGA